The Polyangium aurulentum genomic interval GGCTCGGCGGCGGCGAGGGCGTGCTCGAGCTCGACGACGAGCGCTGCGGCGCGCTGCCGATCGAGCGCCCCGTCTACGTCATGCCGGGCAAGCACGTGGTGCGCGTCGACAACCCGGGCGGGCGCGTCCCGCCCGTCAAGATGCTCACCCTCGCCGCGGGGCAATCGATGCGCTTCAAGCTCGACCCGCCCCCGCCGCCTCCGCCGCCCCGTCCGCCGCCCAAAAAGGAGCCGCGGCCGCCGAGGCTGAGGCCCGGCTGGTTCCTGGAGGTCTCGGGGGGCCTTGCGGTCGGGCCCACGCTCGGGAGCGACGCCGAGCGCGAGGCCGAGACGAACTGCGACGATTGTCCGGGCGCGGTGGGCTACGTGGTCGCGGGGCGCGGCGGCTACGTCCTCGCGGGCGGCGCGTTCTTCGGATTCGCGGCCGGCTATACGAGCGTGTCGTCCACGTTCACGCGGCGCATCGAGGATCGCGCTTTCCCCGTCACCTATCGCCTCGAGCACGACATTCAGTTCCGCGCGCCTTTCATGGGCCCGGTGGTCGGTTATCGGCTCTCGCTCGGGCGCGTCGGGCTCCTCGCGCGCGGCGCGCTGGGCGGGGCGTACGTGCAATCGTCGGATCCGACGGGAGGGACCGCGACGAACGACCAGGGCTCGGCCCACGTGCTCGTCGAGGGGCGCAGGACGGTCCTGTTCTCGCCGAACTTCTTCGTGATGCCCGAGCTCGGGATCGATGTTCGCTGGGGGCGGCTGCACATGGGCCTGTCGGTCGGGGTGCTCGCCTTCATGATGGAGGGGCCGGCATTCCGCAGCCGCTCGTACGGCGTGTCGCCCCTGGGCTGCGATGGCCCGATGTCGCGCGCCCCGGCGTGCGCGCCGATGCCCGAGCCGCTGCCGCCGCAGATCGCTTATCGCCCGACGCAGCTCTTTTTGACGCAGCTCGTGATGAGCATCATGCCCTGAAGGCGCGCCGCCGGCGAGCGCGCCCGAGCCACCGCGCCGCGGCGAGCCCCACGAGCAACCCGGCCGCGCCTGCCGATGCGCGATCCGAGGGCGCGCGCGCGGCGCACCCGGCGACGGCGTCCTCCTCGAGGATCGCGTGCACGCAGACGTTCTCGTGCGAGCAGACCAGCGTGCCCGTGTCCGCGGAGTCCAGCGCCCCGTTCGCCCGGCCTGCGCGGCAATGGTAGTTCGTCAGGCAAGACCCGGGCGCGGTGCAGCGCCCCAGATCCTGATCGCAATAGCTCACCGGGCAATCGTCGTCCGATTGGCAATCGGGCAGCGCGCACCGATTGGTCGCCTCGAGGCAGATGTACCCGGAGGGGCAATCGGCGTCGGCCACGCACGTCTGGATGCATTTCTGCCCCTCGCAGACGGCCATGGCGCCGCAATCCGTATCCACGAGGCACGAGCACGTCCCGCCGCTCGTCCCGGCGCCGATGCACTGGCGCTCGGGGCCGCAGTGGATGTCCTTCGTGCAGCGAGGCGGCTTGAAGCAAGCCTTGTCGATGCACACGTACCCGCAGGCGCACGTCTCGTTCTTGCCGTCCTTGGGATCGGAGTCGCAGGCCTCGGGGGCCCAGGCGCAGCCGGCGTCGACCTCCTCGGCGCGCACGGAGGCGACCTCCGGGGAGGGCGCCTCGCCGGACGCGGCGAACCCGAGCGCGAGCGTGGAGACGAGCATCCCCAGGGCGAGGACCCTGCGCGCAAGGATGCGCCCCCCCGCGCCCGCATGCGAAGAACCTCGGGACGTCATCGTGCGATGGTAGCGAGGGGCAGGGCGCACGCAACGGCGCGCGTGATCAGCGCTTGCGCGGTCGCGGCAGCCCGTACTCTTCGAGGCGCGAGACCAGGGTCCGCCGCGAGATCCCGAGCAGCTCGGCCGCGCGCGTCTGGTTGCCCGCGCACTGGTCGAGGGCATCCAGGATCCGCTGCCGCTCGTCCCCTTCACGATCGACGGGCGCAGCGGTGGGCGCGGGCGCGTCGGGGCGCGGGGCGACGGGGATCGTCAACGTCGGCGCGCCCGGCGCGCTCGGCGCGGGAGGAGGCGGGGGAGGGAAGGCGGGCGGCTGGGGCGCGCTCGCAGCGATGCGCGGGGGCAGGTGCTCGGGCAGAGCCATCTCGCCGGGGCAGAGCACGGCCACCCGCTCCATCGCATTGCGCAGCTCGCGCACGTTGCCCGGCCACGGATAGCGCTCGAGCGCCGATCGCACCTCGGGCGACAGCGAGGGCACGCGCGGCCGGTCGAGCTTCTTGCACGCCTCGGCGAGGAAGAGCGACGCGAGATCGACGACCTCCGCGGACCGCGCCCGCAGGGGCGGCACCGTGATCGCGATGCCGTTGAGGCGGTAGAACAGGTCCTCGCGGAACGTGCCGCGCGCGATCTCGGCCTCGAGGTCGCGGTTCGTCGCGGCGATGAAGCGCACGTCGACGGGCCGGGGCGAACGGGCGCCGATGCGCATGACGGCCCGCTCCTCGAGCACGCGCAGGAGCTTCACCTGGACCGAGGGCGACAGCTCGCCGATCTCGTCGAGCAGCACCGTGCCCCCGTCGGCCGCCTCGAACAGGCCCGCGCGCGCCTGCGCGGCGCCCGTGAACGCGCCCTTCTCGTGGCCGAACAGCTCGCCCTCGAGGAGCGACTCGCTGAGGGCGGCGCAATGAATGGCGAGGAAGGGGCCTTGCGCGCGTGGGGAAGCGCGGTGGATCTCGCGTGCGAGCACCTCCTTGCCGACGCCGGTCTCGCCGAGCAAAAGGATGCTGATCTGGGCCCGCGCCGCGAGGCGCGCCTGATCGTAGACCGCGCGCATCGCCGGGTCCTCGACGATCACGGCGGAGGCTCCTGTCGCGCGCTGCGCGGCGCCCCCCGCCGCATCGGCCGAGGCGCGCGTGCGGCGGACGACCGCGAGCACCGAGCCGAGCACGATGCAATCGCCGAGCTCGACCGCGAACGTCTCGCCGGGCCTGCGCAGGACCTTGCGGGTCTCGGCGTCGGCTTGCTCCTCGCGCTTGCGGACGAACGTGCCGTTGGCGCTGCCGGTGTCCTCGATGCGCGAGGGCGGCCCGACGTGGAGGACGGCGTGGTGGCGCGACACCGACGGGTCGTCGATGCGCACGTCGTTCTCGGGCGCTCGGCCGATGGTCACGCGCCCGCCTGCGGGCAGCGCGTGCATCACGGGCTCGTCTCCCGCGGTGAAGACCACGAGCTCGAGCTTGTCGTTTGCGTCCCCCCGATCCGACGGGTGCATCCTTCGCTTCTCTCCTCCTCTGCCGGAGGGGCGAGCCTACGAGGAAGCCGCGCGCGAATCCAGCCCCGACAGAGAGCGCGGGCCCTCACATCCGCGCGCCGGCGCCCGTCCGCGCCGGTGGGGCGGGGCGCGATTGAGGAAAAACTCCCCCTCGCCGGGATCGCCGCCTGGGTGATATTCTTACGCGTTATGCGTTTCCGCCGGCCGACGTGATGCGCGGGGCGACCTCGGGCGGCTCGGCGAGCCCGCGCATCACCCTGAGCGCGTGTCCGAGCGTGCCCCAGAGCGCCTCGTAAGCGGCGGGCTCGAGCCGGACCGTGGTCGCGCCGAGGTGAATGGAGACGACGCCGCAGTCGGGGCAGTGCTGGACGTGGGCGATCGGGCCACGGGCCAGCGTGACGAGTGCACAGGGCGAGGCCGGACGGGGCATGGAAGCTCCTCTCGAAGTCGAACTTGTTGAACTTGAAAGTGATGTTCATTATCAGTACCTGAAGCGGGTTCCCCTGTCAAGCAGACCGTGCGAGCCCGCACGTCGGGGGGGGGTCTGTCGCGCGCCAGGGTCGTCGCGGCCCCAGCCGCAAGGTTCGTTCCCGAACAACCCCCAGCCATCCACGAAAACGCGCCTATCGTGTGTGCATTGATGCAAGCTGGGCGGGCTGCGCAAAAGGTTTCACGGCGCGGGAGAACGGGGCTAGACTGCGCGCGTAATGCACCGGAAAAAACCACTCATTCGTTAAATCCAGCCTCTTATTTCTATTCGCACGCGATCTGTGGTCATCGCGGGCGGGTGCAGCTTACGTGCTTGCATGCACCGGCCCGCCCGGCTATTTTGGGATTCCAACGTGCCACTCTTGCAGCCGAAATGCCTGGATGACGAGGCGAAGACCGCCCTTTTGAGCCTCGCGAACCGCTGCCATGCGCGCGGCTGGGCTTTGGCCACCAGCGGCAACTTCTCGGCGCGCATCGACGGCGAGTCGTTCGCCATCACCGCCACCGGCCGCTGCAAGGGGACGCTCGCAGAGGTCGATCTGCTCACCGTCGATCTCGCGGGCAACCCCCTCAGCGTCGGGCGCCCCTCGGCCGAGACCCCGCTGCACGCGCAGATCTACCGCCGCCGCCCCGACGCGGGCGCCGTCGCCCACACGCACTCGATGCCCGCCACCGTGCTGTCACGCGCGCTCGCCGCCGAGGGCGCCCTCGTCCTCACCGGCTACGAGATGGCCAAGGCCCTCGCCGGCGTCACCAGCCACGAGGCCACCATCCGCCTGCCCATCTTCCCGAACGATCAGGACGTCCACCGCCTCGCGGCCAAAATCGACGACTCCATCGGCGACGACGACCGCGTCCACGGCTACCTCCTCGAGGGCCACGGCCTCTACACCTGGGGCCGCGACATCGCCGAAGCCTCGCGCCACCTCGAGGCGATCGAGTTCCTCTTGCAGTGCGTCCTTCACGCCCGCCGCTGAGAGAGTGCTCCCCAGGCTGCTGCGCGGCTCGATTCGTCGGTCGGCCTCGCTCGACGTACGATGTACGCCTCGCTCGGCCTCCCTAGCCTCGAGCCGCTCGCGACGCCTGTGGAGCACTCTCTCTGAGTTCGCAGCTCAAGCGATGGAGCGCCGCGCCTCCTCGGAGAGCGCCTCGGCCAGCCTCTCGAGCGCCTGCCGCAGCCGATCCGGCGCGAGGTACGCGTAGCTCACCCGGAAGCCGTGCAGGTGCGGCGCGCCGCTGAAATGGTTGCGCGAATCCTCGATGGTCACGCCCTTCCGGAACAGCCGCTCGCGCAGCGAGGGCAGGTCGATCGAGCGCGGCACCTCGAGCCAGAGCGTCGGTCCGCCGCCCGGCGTGCTCCACCGGACCCCCTCGGGCATCAGCTCCTCGAGCGCCCCGAGACAGCCGAGATAGCGCTCGTCGAGCGCAGCCTGCACGCGCTTGAGGTGCGTGTCGTAGTAGCCGCGATCGAGAAACTCGTGCACCACGGCCTCGGTCACCGCGACGTTCGCGAGCGTCGAGAGGCGCTTTTCGGCGACCAGCACGTCGCGCGTCTCGGGGCTTCCGACGATGTATCCGACGCGCAGCGCGGGCAGGAGCTTCTTCGTGAAGCTGTTCGCGTAAAGCACGTGCTTGCCGCCGAGCGCGCGCAGCGTGGGCCGGTACTCGCCGCACGAGAGCATGTCCGAGCCCCAGTCGTCCTCGAGCAGCGCGAAGCCGTAGTGCTTCGACATCTCGAGCAGCTGCACCATCTCGTAGGTCGAGTACGAGTAGCCCGTCGGGTTCTGGTAGCTCGTGATCGCGTAGAGCAGCGACGGCCGCGCCTTTCCGATGCGCTCCGCCCACACCTCGAGCGGCGGGCCCCCGAACGGATCGAGCGGCAAGGGCACGACCTCCTTGCCGAGGTCCTCGAACAGGAGCCGCGCATAGCTGTACACCGGCTCCTCGAGCGCGACGCAGCCCCCCGAGAGCGCGCGCCCCACCATGTCGAGCGCCTGCTGCGAGCCGGTCGTGAGCACGACGTCGTCCGCGTCCACCTCCATGCCCCGCCCCCGCAGCCGCTCGGCGATCGCCGCCCGCAGCGGAGGATACCCCTGCGCGTCGTAGAACGGCACGAGCCCCGGCGACGACAGCACCGAACGAAAGCAATCCGTCAACTGCGTGACGGGGAGCAATTCGGGATCGATGAAGACCGTCGACAGCTCGATCTGGCCCGGCACCCGGCGCGCCGGGGGCGGAAGGCGCGGCGGGGTGAAGGCGAGCGGGGCGGCGCCGAGGGACGGAAAAGGGTCTTTCTCGGCGATCCCGGGGGATGCGGTGTAGACGCCGTCGCGCGCGCGCGCCTCGGCGAGCCCGCGGGCGACCAGCTCGTCGTAGGCGGCCTGCACCGTGTTCTTCGAGATGCCGAGCTGGTGCTCGAGCTCGCGCACGGGCGGCAGCCGCAGGCCTTTCGACAGGCGCCCCGAGGCGATGTCCTCGGCCACGGTGCGCACGATGTCCTCGGCACAGGCGCGCCGCCCGGGCGCGCGGACGCGGATGTGGATGCTGACGGAAGGAGGCCTCGCCATGACCCGAGCATAAATGAGCCCGGGCGCCTCGGAAGGGACAGCGCCCGATCCGGAGCTGGGACAGCCCGGCTGGCGCCCCCGCGCACCTCGGTCTATCCTCGGCGCCCTTTGGTGACCGAGCTCGTTCCGCTCTTCCTCGTTGCGCTGTCGGCCGTCTTCTTCGTGGTCGATCCCGTGGGCGTCGTGCCGATCTTCCTCGCGATCACCGCGGGCGATTCGCCGGAGAAGCTGCGCCGCACGGCCCTGCGCGCGAGCCTGACGGGCTTCGGGATGCTCACCTTCTTCGCGCTCTTCGGGGGCGTCATCTTCAAGGTCTTCGGCATCAGCCTGAGCGCCTTCCGCATCGCGGGCGGCGTTTTGCTGCTCATGACCGCGCTCGACATGCTGCGCGCGAAGAGCCCGGGGACCCGGACCTCGCCCGAGGAGACGGAGGAGGGCGTGCACAAGGAGGACGTCGCGCTCGTGCCGCTCGCCATTCCGCTGCTCGCCGGGCCCGGATCGATCGCGACCGCCATGGTCCTCATGGCCAAGGGCAAGAGCTACGTCTCCGCCATTCCCGTGCTGCTCGCCATTGCGATCACGTTCGTCGTGACATACTACATCCTGCGCGGGGCATCGCTCGTGCAGCGCGTGCTCGGGCGCAGCGGGGTGGCGATCCTCGAACGTGTGATGGGCCTCATTCTGGCCGCCATCGCGGTGCAGTTCATGGCCGAGGGCATCGTCGACTTCGTTGCCCGACGCGCCAACTGAGTTGCCCGACGGGATCCTGCGCCACCCACGGCGGTCCGCGTTTCTCTCGCAGAAGAAGCCGCCGCGCGCATCGATTATTTCGCGAGCGCAGGAAATCAACGCGAATGAAACATGGTACGGCGGTTGCGT includes:
- a CDS encoding tetratricopeptide repeat protein — encoded protein: MAMTAPRRTNRPRRIARVLTAWAALCATVAFARATDAACPPARPAAEMAPTPTLEARAKALFEAGSALLAGGDHAGALDLFLQSRAILPRYANTQNAAVCLLELGRFDEALFMYEDLLAQFAGTITEAQRAAITKAIDRLQDKVGTLRLGGGEGVLELDDERCGALPIERPVYVMPGKHVVRVDNPGGRVPPVKMLTLAAGQSMRFKLDPPPPPPPPRPPPKKEPRPPRLRPGWFLEVSGGLAVGPTLGSDAEREAETNCDDCPGAVGYVVAGRGGYVLAGGAFFGFAAGYTSVSSTFTRRIEDRAFPVTYRLEHDIQFRAPFMGPVVGYRLSLGRVGLLARGALGGAYVQSSDPTGGTATNDQGSAHVLVEGRRTVLFSPNFFVMPELGIDVRWGRLHMGLSVGVLAFMMEGPAFRSRSYGVSPLGCDGPMSRAPACAPMPEPLPPQIAYRPTQLFLTQLVMSIMP
- a CDS encoding MarC family protein — protein: MTELVPLFLVALSAVFFVVDPVGVVPIFLAITAGDSPEKLRRTALRASLTGFGMLTFFALFGGVIFKVFGISLSAFRIAGGVLLLMTALDMLRAKSPGTRTSPEETEEGVHKEDVALVPLAIPLLAGPGSIATAMVLMAKGKSYVSAIPVLLAIAITFVVTYYILRGASLVQRVLGRSGVAILERVMGLILAAIAVQFMAEGIVDFVARRAN
- a CDS encoding sigma 54-interacting transcriptional regulator, which codes for MHPSDRGDANDKLELVVFTAGDEPVMHALPAGGRVTIGRAPENDVRIDDPSVSRHHAVLHVGPPSRIEDTGSANGTFVRKREEQADAETRKVLRRPGETFAVELGDCIVLGSVLAVVRRTRASADAAGGAAQRATGASAVIVEDPAMRAVYDQARLAARAQISILLLGETGVGKEVLAREIHRASPRAQGPFLAIHCAALSESLLEGELFGHEKGAFTGAAQARAGLFEAADGGTVLLDEIGELSPSVQVKLLRVLEERAVMRIGARSPRPVDVRFIAATNRDLEAEIARGTFREDLFYRLNGIAITVPPLRARSAEVVDLASLFLAEACKKLDRPRVPSLSPEVRSALERYPWPGNVRELRNAMERVAVLCPGEMALPEHLPPRIAASAPQPPAFPPPPPPAPSAPGAPTLTIPVAPRPDAPAPTAAPVDREGDERQRILDALDQCAGNQTRAAELLGISRRTLVSRLEEYGLPRPRKR
- a CDS encoding PLP-dependent aminotransferase family protein, encoding MARPPSVSIHIRVRAPGRRACAEDIVRTVAEDIASGRLSKGLRLPPVRELEHQLGISKNTVQAAYDELVARGLAEARARDGVYTASPGIAEKDPFPSLGAAPLAFTPPRLPPPARRVPGQIELSTVFIDPELLPVTQLTDCFRSVLSSPGLVPFYDAQGYPPLRAAIAERLRGRGMEVDADDVVLTTGSQQALDMVGRALSGGCVALEEPVYSYARLLFEDLGKEVVPLPLDPFGGPPLEVWAERIGKARPSLLYAITSYQNPTGYSYSTYEMVQLLEMSKHYGFALLEDDWGSDMLSCGEYRPTLRALGGKHVLYANSFTKKLLPALRVGYIVGSPETRDVLVAEKRLSTLANVAVTEAVVHEFLDRGYYDTHLKRVQAALDERYLGCLGALEELMPEGVRWSTPGGGPTLWLEVPRSIDLPSLRERLFRKGVTIEDSRNHFSGAPHLHGFRVSYAYLAPDRLRQALERLAEALSEEARRSIA
- a CDS encoding methylthioribulose 1-phosphate dehydratase; the protein is MPLLQPKCLDDEAKTALLSLANRCHARGWALATSGNFSARIDGESFAITATGRCKGTLAEVDLLTVDLAGNPLSVGRPSAETPLHAQIYRRRPDAGAVAHTHSMPATVLSRALAAEGALVLTGYEMAKALAGVTSHEATIRLPIFPNDQDVHRLAAKIDDSIGDDDRVHGYLLEGHGLYTWGRDIAEASRHLEAIEFLLQCVLHARR